The DNA sequence TTTATACACATGAGTAGGGACTATATGCCCGACAGATTGAAAGTCTTACACCCACCAGTGTCTCGGCAAAGTGTCAACTCGGTCCGGATCAAAACAGTATTTGGAACGGTCGCCTGGTACCACCCACCCGCACCAGCTGTGCAGCCACTCATCATACATGTAGCAGAGAATGTCTGAACGCCCCTAATACCGAATGCCGTCACTCGCGTGTGTTCATAGCAGAACCCGAATGCCGCAGGGTATGCCAAGCTAAACTTTGCATAGGCTGCCGTGTTAAAGTTGCCATGCATAAATCCAACCAGACAGTTCCCATATTGAAACTCTTTATAGGTGTTGAGCGGTGGATTTGGGGTTGCACCAACGCGAGCCGGAACGGCCAACAGAACCGCCACCAACACACCCGTGCAAGATGCTATAAGTTTGCGCTTCATACTACTCTCCTTTTTAGTTAGCCATATGATAAAGCATAAGTACTATAGATTCCCACGATATTTCTCTCACAGCGCATTGGCAATGTGAACAATCGGAATGAGGTATCATGACATCATGAAATTATCACACGTCGCTTTTAGGGTACAGAATATAGACGAGGCAATTAGCCATTGGTCCAAGACGGGTTTTGCCCTAGAGAAACGCTTCAAAAAATCTGACCCAGAGGCCGAAGTAGCCTGGCTACTAGACGAGGCTGGCGGAGGCGTAGAGCTCTGGCAGTACACTGACGAAACTCACCCCAAGTCAGCTCACCGAGCGCGGCATATGGCTTTTGTGTCCGAGGATATCCACCAGGATGCTCAGGCCCTGATTGCCGGCGGATTCAAGGAAACAACACCCTACACAGAAGGAAAGCTCTTCAATTACATGTTCCTGGAGGATGGCTTTGGCATGGCGTTTGAGCTGCTGGAAGAAAAACAGTAGACTCGCTCCTTACTGACCTGTGTAGCTTGCCAACGCCACAGCTATTTTGTCTTCTACGGTTGTTTTTGGAGATGCGCCAGCATAGTTGGTTTCCATGATAGAAAATACCAGCTTCTCGCCATTGGCGGCGATTACATAACCGGATAGGGCGCTGACATTATCCAGGCTTCCGGTTTTGGCGTGCACATTACCCTCGGCGGGCGTTCCGCGCATGCGGCTGGCCAGGGTGCCACCAACCAACGGATCAGCATTACCCGCGATAGGCAGGGCGTTGTACCACAGCGTAAATATCGGGCGGTTTTGGGCCGCTAGCAACAAGTTGGTTGTTTGCTGCGGAGTGGTGAGATTTACATTGCTGAGGCCTGACCCGTCCACAAACTTCACCTTGCTAGCATCAACCCCATAGGAAGTCTGAACAATATTGAGCATGGCTGCTATGCCAGCGCCCCAGCTACCCTGATTGGCGGTCTTCTGGCCCACAGACTTGGTTAGAATTTCGGCTATGCCGTTGTTGCTTAGCTTCATGAAGGGAACAAGGATCTCAGACAGTGGCCGTGAAGAGTGTTCGATAATAGCAGTGGCTGTAGACGGCAGGGCCGCACTGCCGACTCCTTCTTTGGTGATGGTAACGCCATGTCGCACCAACGCTGCCCGAAGTAAGGTTGCAGCATATTTGGCAGGGTCGCCTACAGTGGACACTTGGTTCACAGTGGTGGCATCTGCGGGTA is a window from the Verrucomicrobiia bacterium genome containing:
- a CDS encoding VOC family protein, which produces MKLSHVAFRVQNIDEAISHWSKTGFALEKRFKKSDPEAEVAWLLDEAGGGVELWQYTDETHPKSAHRARHMAFVSEDIHQDAQALIAGGFKETTPYTEGKLFNYMFLEDGFGMAFELLEEKQ